From Jeotgalibacillus haloalkalitolerans:
TGGTCTCTCTGTACATAATCCATAAAATATAATAGCACGCTGATTGCATAGAGGATAATCATGACTTCATGCAGCCGTGTCATTGACAGTTCAAACATGTGTGATCCTCCCAATCAACTTTGCAGTGAAAGCTGAGGCTCTAATTTTACTGATTCAGCAGTTTTTTCACGACGTTCAGTTTCCTGCGTCAAATTAAAAATCTGTTTGAACAGCTCAAGTTTTTCATCACCGTCAGGTAATGCAGCCAGTTCTTTTGCCTGCAAAATCGGATCTTTTAATAATTGGTTAATAATACTCTTTGTGTGTTTGTTGAGTACTTTGCGCTCACGGTCTGTCAGGCTTGGCATTTTGCGTTCAATGCTTTCCATTGTTTCCGCCTGAATTGCCAATGCTTTTTCGCGCAGCTCAGAGATAACAGGAACAACACCAAGCATATTCAGCCATTCTTTAAATGCAACAATTGCTTCTTCTACCATAAGACCGATCTGTTCAGCTGCCTGTTTGCGCTCTTCAAGGTTCGCCTGAACAATTCCTTCAAGATCATCAATATCATAAAGAAATACATTATCTAATTCGTTGATGGCAGGATCAAGGTCCCGTGGCACAGCAATATCAACCATAAAGAATGGACGGCCTTTACGCATTCTTTCTACATCCGTCATCATCTCTTTACTGATTAACGCTTCCTGAGCACCAGTTGAAGTGATCAGAATATCTGCCTCTATCAGTGCACACTGAAGCTCCCGCAGTTCTTTGGCATTACCTGAAAATTTGTCTGCAAGTGCAGCAGCTTTTTCAAATGTGCGATTAATCACGGTCACTCTTGTGGCACCGCTTCCCTGCAGGTTCTGGATTGCAAGCTCACCCATTTTACCAGCACCGAGAATCAGTACGTGTTTTTTATTTAAATCTCCGAATATCTTTTTAGCCAGTTCAACAGCAGCATAAGATACAGATACCGCATTGGATGCAATATCAGTTTCTGAATGTGCTTTTTTCGCCAGCGTTACAGCCTGTTTAAATAGTTCATTAAAAACAGTACCAGTCGTACCATTTTCCTGACCTGTAAAGAAGCTTTTTCGTACCTGACCGAGGATTTGTGTTTCTCCCACGATCATTGAATCAAGTCCACAGCTTACTTTGAACAGGTGCTCCATTGCACCATCTTTCTCGTAAATAAACAGATAGGGACTAAATTCATCCTTGTCCAGGTTAAACCAGTCAGCTAAAAATTGTTTTATATAATAACGACCTGTGTGAAGCTGATCCACTACTGCATATATCTCAGTACGATTACACGTCGAAACGATGACGTTCTCCAGTATACTCTTACGGGACTGAAGCTCCGTCATTGCTTTACTAAGATCCGCTTCCTGGAAAGAAAGACGCTCTCTCATCTCTACAGGGGCCGTTTTGTAATTCAAACCTACCACTAAAATGTGCATGTGCTGAATGACACCCCCCACGAATTAATCATTACTCCCATTATAACATGATTAAGAGCATGCCCTAATGGTAAATGTGAACAACCGTTGAAACGTACAGATACAACGTCCGGATTAGCCGGTTCGCACTGCTGTATCAGGATTTCATCTGAACTAAGGGTACCAAAGCACCCGTATGTTTTCAATAGTTCTGCTCAATATCAGAATCTTCTATGAAAACGTTTTAATAATCTATTCATTCACTGTTTTGATGTTTTATAAACATCAATAAAAAAAGAGACCGGAACAATTGTCCAGTCTCTTCTAATCGTTTCGCTGCGCTTCAGGCGGACGCTTTCCCCGGGGACGGCGGTGAGCCTCCTCGTCGCGTTGCTCCTGTGGGGTCTCACCTGTCCGTCATATCCCGGTGGAGTCGCCGCCTTTCGCTCCGCTGCACTTTTAATAACTATAATAGCCAGTTTATCACTTTCTAGCATGCTTCATGACTATTAATCTTTCATTTTTCTTTCAATAAAATGCCATGCGTTGTCCTTACCCAGACCTGTTTCAGAAGAGAACATAATCAGTTCATCGCCTTCTGCGATATCCAGGACTTTGCGGGTCACACTCAGATGTTTTTGCCACTTCCCTTTAGGAATTTTGTCTGCTTTGGTAGCAACGATGAGGCAGGGAATATCGAAGTGCTTCAAAAAGTCGTACATCATGATATCGTCTTTCGTTGGCGGATGCCTAAGGTCAACGATCATTATGACTGCTTTTAGTGGCGCTCTGTCTGTCATATAGGTTTCAATCATTTTCCCCCAGGCTGCACGTTCTGTTTTGGAAACTTTCGCATAGCCGTAGCCGGGTACATCTACAAAGTAGAGCGCTTCATTCAGCAGATAAAAATTCAGTGTTTGTGTTTTACCCGGCTTTGAGGAGATACGGGCTAACGCTTTACGATTAATCATTTTATTGATAAATGATGATTTACCGACATTGGATCTGCCCGCTAATGC
This genomic window contains:
- the yihA gene encoding ribosome biogenesis GTP-binding protein YihA/YsxC, with the protein product MKITQSEIVISAVKPEQYPEGGLPEFALAGRSNVGKSSFINKMINRKALARISSKPGKTQTLNFYLLNEALYFVDVPGYGYAKVSKTERAAWGKMIETYMTDRAPLKAVIMIVDLRHPPTKDDIMMYDFLKHFDIPCLIVATKADKIPKGKWQKHLSVTRKVLDIAEGDELIMFSSETGLGKDNAWHFIERKMKD
- the hemA gene encoding glutamyl-tRNA reductase, which codes for MHILVVGLNYKTAPVEMRERLSFQEADLSKAMTELQSRKSILENVIVSTCNRTEIYAVVDQLHTGRYYIKQFLADWFNLDKDEFSPYLFIYEKDGAMEHLFKVSCGLDSMIVGETQILGQVRKSFFTGQENGTTGTVFNELFKQAVTLAKKAHSETDIASNAVSVSYAAVELAKKIFGDLNKKHVLILGAGKMGELAIQNLQGSGATRVTVINRTFEKAAALADKFSGNAKELRELQCALIEADILITSTGAQEALISKEMMTDVERMRKGRPFFMVDIAVPRDLDPAINELDNVFLYDIDDLEGIVQANLEERKQAAEQIGLMVEEAIVAFKEWLNMLGVVPVISELREKALAIQAETMESIERKMPSLTDRERKVLNKHTKSIINQLLKDPILQAKELAALPDGDEKLELFKQIFNLTQETERREKTAESVKLEPQLSLQS